ATTGATGAAAGACGGTAAAATGTCGAAATCAAAGGGTAACGTGATTTATCCAGAAACCTTAGTGGAACGCTATGGTTTGGATGCGCTACGCTATTATTTAATTAAAGCCATGCCTTACGGTAATGATGGGTTATTTACACCGGAAGATTTTATTGCCCGGGTTAACTATGATCTCGCTAACGATTTGGGGAACTTGTTGAACCGAACCGTCGCAATGATTAATAAGTATGAAAATGGTCAAGTGCCAGCTTTAAAAACTGGGGTGACTGAATTTGACGCCGACTTAGAAGCAACGGCCAAAACTACGATTGACGCCTATAATGCGCGGATGAATGAGTTACATTTGGCTGACGCTTTAGGCGAAGTCTGGAAGTTAGTTAGCCGGACCAATAAATATATTGATGAGACTGCACCTTGGCAGTTAGCCAAAAGTGATGCAGCCGATGCAACGGCGCAATTAGCCAGTGTGATGGCGCATTTGGCTGCCAGTTTGCGGGTGATTGCTAGCTTGATTAGTCCAGTGATGACGCATGCGCCAAAGGAAATCTTTACCCAATTGGGTCTAGATCCAGCGAGTCTAACGTTAGCCGCATTAAAATTCAGTGACTTACCAGCCGCAACGCAGGTCGTTGCTAAAGGGACGCCAATTTTCCCACGGGTCGAGATGGACGCTGAAGTTGATTTCTTAAAGGGTCAAATGACCAAGTCAGATAAAAAGAAGGGTCGGGCCGCTATGGAAGCAGCGAAACACGAAGCCGAAGTTGAAAGCGATTGGAACCCCGCTGAAACTGAGCTTAATCTCACCAAAGATGCGATGACGATTGATGATTTTGATAAAGTTGAATTAAAAGTCGCTGAAGTCATTGCCGTTCAAAAATTAAAAGGGGCGGACAAACTGTTACAATTCCGATTAGATGCCGGTGATTCTGATCATCGTCAGATTCTTTCTGGAATTGCCAAATGGTATCCAGAACCAGATGTTTTAATTGGTAAGAAAGTGATCATCGTTGGTAATTTAAAGCCACGGAAATTGCGTGGTGAAATGAGCCAAGGTATGTTACTATCAGCTGAACATGATGGGGATGTACAACTAATCACGGTACCAGAAAACCTAGTGAATGGGTCCTTGATTTCATAAACATGGTTGCTTGAGAGCTTGGGATAATTAAAATCCAAGCTCTTTTTTTAACCACCGAAGTTTGGTTGTCAAAAGGCTAGCTTAAAGACGGTCAGCGGGTGCTTGCGTTGCATGGTAAAATCAATTAAGATACATTTTGGGTCAGCCGCGGCTAGTTGTCGGGTTGACGAAAGTTAGAAAGGGGCCGTGACATGCGGATTTTTGATTCCCATACCCATTTAAACAGTGAAGAATTTATTAACGAAGTTCCCAAGTATTTAGCCCAAGCGAAAGCGTTAGACGTAGTCCGAATGGCAATTGTGGGCTCAAATACGCAATTGAATGCCGTGGCTATTAAGTTGGCGACCACGTATCCTGAATTAGTTGCCATTGTTGGTTGGCATCCTGAAGATGCTAAGGATTATACGCCCGCAACGGAGGCCCAGTTGATTGACCAACTCCAATTACCAACGGTTGTGGCAGTTGGTGAGATTGGACTGGATTATCATTGGGATACGTCACCGCAAGCTGTGCAACGAAAGGTTTTTGCCCGGCAAGTGGCGATTGCTAAAGATTTACATTTACCGATTTCGGTGCATAATCGTGACGCATTTGAGGATACTTATCAGATTTTGAAAGCCGCTGATATTCGTGATATTGGCGGGGTCA
This genomic window from Lactobacillus sp. CBA3606 contains:
- a CDS encoding TatD family hydrolase, with product MRIFDSHTHLNSEEFINEVPKYLAQAKALDVVRMAIVGSNTQLNAVAIKLATTYPELVAIVGWHPEDAKDYTPATEAQLIDQLQLPTVVAVGEIGLDYHWDTSPQAVQRKVFARQVAIAKDLHLPISVHNRDAFEDTYQILKAADIRDIGGVMHSFNGDPEWLKKFLDLGMHISYSGVASFKHADDVHASVQQTPSDRLLVETDAPYLTPEPYRGKQNEPGYTHYVVDAVAKLRATTPTEIAAQTYQNAEELFKIEKD
- the metG gene encoding methionine--tRNA ligase; the encoded protein is MAETKPTYYITTPIYYPSGKLHIGNSYTTIACDTLARYKRAMGYDVFFLTGTDEHGLKIEEKAEKLNTDPKTYVDGMAKQIKDLWKLLEISNTKFIRTTDDYHEQAVQTIFERLLKKGDIYLGHYEGWYSVDDEEYFTETQLAEVYHDDNGKVIGGKAPSGHDVELVKEESYFFKMSKYADWLLAYYQAHPDFIQPANRMNEMINNFIKPGLEDLAVSRTSFTWGVPVKSNPKHVVYVWLDALINYITALGYATDDDQLFKQYWPADVQMVGKEIVRFHTIYWPIILHALDLPLPKTVFGHGWLLMKDGKMSKSKGNVIYPETLVERYGLDALRYYLIKAMPYGNDGLFTPEDFIARVNYDLANDLGNLLNRTVAMINKYENGQVPALKTGVTEFDADLEATAKTTIDAYNARMNELHLADALGEVWKLVSRTNKYIDETAPWQLAKSDAADATAQLASVMAHLAASLRVIASLISPVMTHAPKEIFTQLGLDPASLTLAALKFSDLPAATQVVAKGTPIFPRVEMDAEVDFLKGQMTKSDKKKGRAAMEAAKHEAEVESDWNPAETELNLTKDAMTIDDFDKVELKVAEVIAVQKLKGADKLLQFRLDAGDSDHRQILSGIAKWYPEPDVLIGKKVIIVGNLKPRKLRGEMSQGMLLSAEHDGDVQLITVPENLVNGSLIS